A segment of the Bacteroidia bacterium genome:
AACCCTTCATTTAAAAGTGGCAGGTTATATTGCTTTACTCCTTGCGTGTAGAAACCTTTGTGCTGCCAAACTATTTGCCCTGCGCAATTGGTAAGTATAATTTCTAAAGGTTTATAGCTTTCTTCCAATTCTATAAGCAATTGTCCTCCGTGTATAAATGCTTTGCCGGTTAAATATTTTAGTTCGCTAATACTAGTTAGGCTGTCTAAGTCTATGACGAAAACATCATCGATTAGGTAATATGCTGCCTCAAATTCGCCTAATCCATCATCCACAGAAACAGTATCGGTTAAAGAATCAAGGAAAAAATTACCTATTGTTATATATTGTAAACTATCCTCAATTAATTGAATAGTATCCGCCACAAGCATCCATTCTGTTCTAGATGTTAATGGATTGTTTGGTTTATTTACCATTTGCGGCAACGTATCAATTACCAATTCATCATTTCTGCTAACAGGGTCTTTAGAAAAAAAAACTCCAAGATTGTTTACGGCTGTTCTGCAATAATTATCCCGTAAATTGCAGTAAAATCCAACAAAATATTGTTTTCTTATATCTTGTCTTAATATCTCTTTTAACTTTATCTGAAAATACTCCCTTAAATTTTTGCTATTTCGATTAAAAGTATGTTGTCCACAATAAGCAACACCTGTTTTGGCCTCTTGATAGCCACAAGCATTTTCAGGAACACTGCTTGAATTTAGTTCCCCGTTATAACAAGCATTATAATAATCAGGCGAACCTTGCGTTGGATTAATCCAACCAATGGCAAAAGGCACTTGGTTTGGAGCAAAAGGACACTGACTATATTCCTCAAAACTTGGATTGGGTACTAAATTTTGACACAGGGTATCAAAGGAAATTGAAAGAAAAAGCAATAATAAATAAATTCTCATTTTATAATTATAAGTTTTTCATTATTTCTCAATATAGCGTTTATGTATATTCTAACAATATAGGTTCCAATAGGTATATTGGATAATGACTTGATTTGTTTACCCTTTGTATTCCTTAAATTGAAGGTTTCAACGGTTTTTCCTAAAATGTCCACAAATTCAATTTTGGCCGAATCACCTTCGTTTAATTGCAATTCAAATGCTAATTCATTACTTGTTGGATTAGGATAGAACTTAACCCATTGAGAAATATAAAACTGGCCAACTTGGGCCGAAGGATCTTCAACACGTAATAATCCAGTAAAACCACAAGAATCCGAATATACTATACTAAAACTATCTAAAGAAGCAGTGAAAGCTCTTGCCATATAAACGGCTGGGCCATCAGTAATTGGACATTTATTTGCAATGGCACGAATTGTTTCAATACTTGTCAGATTGAATTTGCTTTCAGTATAAAGAAAAGGAAATGAATTTTGTATAGTATCTGGAAGAATACTATCAAGCAATGTTTGAAAATTTAGATAGATACTATCTAGCACTAAAGAAGTATCTGCTTGCTTTTCCAAAGTTATTTTTAGCAAATTCGATAGATTTTCTTCAGATTCATTTACAGTAGTAATAGTTTGGATTGTTTCAAGATAATCTTGGATTTCTGCTATATTATTATTTTTATTCCATCTAGGAAAGAAATTTAATGCCCTGTCCAGTTTTCCCATATTACTATTTTGGCAGCTATCCTTAAAGGCTATTAATCCACTATCGGTAGTAGAATTTCCATTATTTAAAGTTAATAATTGATAGCTTCCGCGTAAATTCATCCATTTAACTGAATTTGGATTGGTTGGTTGAAAAATTGAATCAGAAAGTTCCGTCAAACATTTCAATTCAATATCCTCCACTTCAGGTATAACTATGGAACCATTTTCTGTTGGACAATCATATGAATTAGCACTCATTGAAGATTGTATTGCAATCATGCACAAAGAATTTACGTTTGTTGGAATATAATTCGAAGGAGAATTGGCTCCATTCCTAAAAAACACCTTGTACTGGTTTGCATTTGTCAAATTCACTCCATGCCCATAGGTATTATTCACCCAAATATTATCATTGGGTGTATCAAGCGAACCAACATCTCCAATTACACCGCCGTTGCTTAAATACAACCCAATGGCGTTTGTATTCATTTCATTCTTCACCATCCAACTTGGGTTACTGGCACCACTAAAGGTAAATCCTCTATACACATCCTGGCTGGTGTTACAAACAAAGAAATTATGGCCAATGGAAGAGTAAAAGCCTGCATTGTTATTTGTATTTATTCCTATGCCACTGCCCTTTACAAAGTTGTTATAAACCCCGGCACCATGCATATTATACAACTGTATTCCTTTATTTAAAATATTGTTTCCTGAAATTGTAGGTTGGTTACCTACCGGAGGCGCGCTACCGGTTGGCGGATTGATATAATTACCAGCAATTTGAGAACCAAACAAAAAGCCCGAAGAAGTTACAATCCCGTTTAAAGTAATTCCATTGTTAACATTGTAAATGTAGTTGTCGGAAATTACTGCGCTGTTGCCACTTGGCAAGGCTTCCATCCAAATTAAACCATAGGTGTTTAGGGTTGTTGAATTTCTGTAGGCAATTAGATTTGAACTCAAATTCGTACTCGTTGGATAATTCATTGCCCCAAAAATCCCGGCCTGGCAATTTTGTACCTGGTTTTCCTTTACTGTTATCGTTGCACCTTTATTGTTCACTAAATTTATCCCTGAATTACTATACTGTCCATTTCCCAAATTTACTTCATTATTTTCAATGGTCACGCTTTGTTTGTAATTCTCCACCTTTATTTACCTGGATTTCTTTCCACAGGTATTGGCAGGCCTTTTTTTCTTTTTTTGGGGGTTCCCCTGCGGGTCGGGCTTTACGTTGCAATCTTTTTGCTCGTACCTCGACAAAAAGGATTTCCACTTCAATCCCTAACCCGGGTGCTTTCTAAAAATTGTGATGCGGGAATTGGCTTTTGTGCTTTCTATATCTATTCCAATATCCAAAGATACTATTTTACCAGAATTTTCCCTCTGCTGACCCCAGCCTGCCAATAGTAGATGCCTTGGTCAAGCGAAAGTTCAATAGTTTCTTTGTTTTGCTTTGGAATATGCTCATACACCAACTGCCCGATGGTGTTGTAAATGCTTAGTTTGCTTGGTCTGCCGGTGCTTTCTATTACCCATTTTTGGTCTTCTGTTTGGTAAAATTTGCAGTTCGCTTGGATGGGTTCAGGGATGCCGATGCTTGTGTCGATTTCGGTTACGGAAACGTCGTCGATGAAATAGTAGGCCCTACAACAATTATTATCGATTGAGGGTTCTCCGATTGTATCATAAATCACATCTTCATGACTTAAAAAATTGCCGATTGTTAGAAATTTTTCTCCTCCTTTAGCAACATATTCACCCTGTATTTTTGTCCAATTAACAGTATCAATTATTGGCACATCAATAGGAGAAGAGACATTAGGGGGAATAATAATTGGAATATTATTGTTTATTATTA
Coding sequences within it:
- a CDS encoding T9SS type A sorting domain-containing protein — protein: MTIENNEVNLGNGQYSNSGINLVNNKGATITVKENQVQNCQAGIFGAMNYPTSTNLSSNLIAYRNSTTLNTYGLIWMEALPSGNSAVISDNYIYNVNNGITLNGIVTSSGFLFGSQIAGNYINPPTGSAPPVGNQPTISGNNILNKGIQLYNMHGAGVYNNFVKGSGIGINTNNNAGFYSSIGHNFFVCNTSQDVYRGFTFSGASNPSWMVKNEMNTNAIGLYLSNGGVIGDVGSLDTPNDNIWVNNTYGHGVNLTNANQYKVFFRNGANSPSNYIPTNVNSLCMIAIQSSMSANSYDCPTENGSIVIPEVEDIELKCLTELSDSIFQPTNPNSVKWMNLRGSYQLLTLNNGNSTTDSGLIAFKDSCQNSNMGKLDRALNFFPRWNKNNNIAEIQDYLETIQTITTVNESEENLSNLLKITLEKQADTSLVLDSIYLNFQTLLDSILPDTIQNSFPFLYTESKFNLTSIETIRAIANKCPITDGPAVYMARAFTASLDSFSIVYSDSCGFTGLLRVEDPSAQVGQFYISQWVKFYPNPTSNELAFELQLNEGDSAKIEFVDILGKTVETFNLRNTKGKQIKSLSNIPIGTYIVRIYINAILRNNEKLIIIK
- a CDS encoding T9SS type A sorting domain-containing protein encodes the protein MYCKIIVCLIFIWLSFLSKAQTNLVPNGSFEDLDTCDVGWNKLVQAAPWFQPYANIGLGGSSDVWNSCSNNPLYSVPFNQAGSQIPRTGNGYAGICVYLPQFPNEGREYIEIGLSNSLIIGKRYKVEFYASPAINVWFHIGIAGIAAYLSSDSLIINNNIPIIIPPNVSSPIDVPIIDTVNWTKIQGEYVAKGGEKFLTIGNFLSHEDVIYDTIGEPSIDNNCCRAYYFIDDVSVTEIDTSIGIPEPIQANCKFYQTEDQKWVIESTGRPSKLSIYNTIGQLVYEHIPKQNKETIELSLDQGIYYWQAGVSRGKILVK